A single Crateriforma conspicua DNA region contains:
- a CDS encoding DUF4347 domain-containing protein — protein sequence MSFSPLRRFTAKSNSRPTPPSQKKTARKNLSDAILARRDGRCGPLAADYQQPLDWSVSNLEPRLMLAADAGIAVATPEAPAATVVQAPCTDSASREICETLVLVANDVADMDLLLADVDPSAEIQLLDSQASLIDQVTTALSGRRDVRTLHLITHGDVGVLRLGDQRVDADQLRDHADQVRQWNHAFAAGADVLVYGCRSAAGDDGLHLIRTMASLAGCDVSASDDVTGFANDSSISADWVLERQIGTIESELIVTRDVQSRYRYNLADPSESAITVEAAGSTGEEIFELLVDGEVVASWAATTELQSYHFDTSGYVGAIDPSRVQVRFTNDLYLPDQGIDRNLLVDKVIIDGVSIESESSSTFSSGTWLPGDGIVSGYGRGDVLHTDGFFQYAGPPSPEPVIFADSEWRSDGGGVELSVDTLNDDLVILGSQETAVWTEFQVNEYETIEIDLAISRSGDSDERNVTFGVDYFDQDYNEIGEFFITMPSGANETYQLPSSAPEGTTSATFWIWMSDSTTGEVEEVVVDEFRVRRISTSDDTTPPVVSLPAGQTFTYNGRNTPSFVLNFTDDSFAQPGTGSVRVNDNSQLVVTDPNGRPFEQSVTFTGGDLPGEGVFVVREIEPGPDGFVEGVYTVTAGRGYLIDGAGNLSEAADLGTFRLEIQDGPDNPDDVTPPTVELLTTQLSLTDGPPEFVLRSSDTESDIRFVPDNFGVVQLTDGSGQIVPTRGIAGGPGPDPRTLFELLGFRDDYVVLPGIYTVSITGDYVIDGGDNLNVPGTLGTFEVIA from the coding sequence ATGTCGTTTTCGCCGTTGCGTCGGTTCACCGCCAAGTCGAACTCTCGCCCGACGCCGCCTTCGCAGAAAAAAACAGCACGGAAGAATCTCTCCGATGCGATCCTAGCCCGCCGCGACGGACGATGCGGTCCACTGGCGGCGGATTATCAACAGCCTCTGGATTGGTCGGTCAGCAATCTGGAACCGCGATTGATGCTGGCCGCCGATGCGGGAATCGCCGTCGCGACGCCGGAAGCACCCGCCGCCACGGTCGTGCAGGCACCCTGCACCGATTCGGCGTCGCGTGAAATTTGCGAGACGTTGGTGCTGGTTGCTAATGACGTTGCCGACATGGATTTGCTGTTGGCCGATGTTGATCCTTCGGCGGAAATCCAGTTGTTGGATTCACAGGCTTCTCTGATCGACCAAGTGACCACGGCGTTGTCGGGTCGGCGCGATGTCAGGACGCTGCACTTGATCACCCATGGCGACGTGGGCGTGCTGCGACTGGGCGACCAGCGGGTCGACGCGGATCAGTTGCGGGACCATGCGGATCAAGTGCGTCAGTGGAACCATGCGTTTGCTGCTGGCGCCGATGTCCTGGTTTACGGTTGCCGGTCGGCGGCCGGTGATGACGGTTTGCATTTGATCCGAACCATGGCGTCACTTGCCGGTTGTGACGTTTCGGCATCCGACGATGTGACGGGGTTCGCAAACGATTCGTCAATATCGGCCGACTGGGTTTTGGAACGCCAAATCGGCACGATTGAATCTGAACTCATCGTGACCCGCGATGTGCAGTCACGTTATCGATACAACTTGGCCGATCCTTCGGAATCGGCGATCACGGTGGAAGCGGCCGGTTCAACAGGCGAAGAAATCTTTGAACTGTTGGTCGACGGTGAAGTCGTAGCGTCTTGGGCGGCCACGACCGAACTGCAGTCCTACCACTTTGATACCAGCGGTTATGTCGGTGCGATCGATCCGTCACGCGTTCAAGTTCGCTTTACCAACGATTTGTACCTACCCGATCAGGGAATCGATCGAAACTTACTAGTCGATAAGGTGATCATTGATGGGGTGTCGATCGAATCGGAATCCAGTTCCACCTTCAGCAGTGGGACTTGGTTGCCCGGCGATGGCATTGTTTCAGGCTATGGGCGTGGCGATGTGCTGCACACTGACGGGTTCTTTCAATACGCGGGTCCGCCTTCACCAGAACCAGTGATCTTTGCGGATTCCGAATGGCGCAGCGACGGTGGCGGCGTGGAACTGTCGGTCGATACCCTGAACGATGACTTGGTGATCTTGGGCAGCCAAGAAACGGCGGTGTGGACAGAGTTCCAAGTCAACGAATACGAGACCATCGAAATCGATTTGGCGATTAGTCGCAGCGGGGATTCAGACGAGCGAAACGTCACGTTCGGCGTGGATTACTTCGACCAGGACTACAACGAAATCGGTGAATTCTTCATCACGATGCCGTCGGGGGCGAACGAGACGTACCAATTACCAAGCAGTGCACCGGAGGGGACGACGTCGGCGACCTTTTGGATCTGGATGAGTGATTCGACAACGGGCGAGGTCGAAGAAGTCGTGGTCGATGAATTCCGCGTCCGTCGAATCAGCACCTCCGACGACACAACGCCGCCGGTGGTCAGTTTGCCGGCGGGGCAAACCTTCACCTACAACGGTCGCAACACTCCGTCATTCGTGTTGAACTTCACGGATGATTCGTTTGCCCAGCCGGGGACGGGTTCGGTTCGCGTCAACGATAACAGTCAATTAGTCGTGACTGATCCAAACGGCCGACCGTTTGAGCAGTCGGTGACCTTCACCGGTGGCGATCTGCCAGGCGAAGGCGTGTTTGTGGTTCGCGAAATTGAACCTGGGCCTGATGGGTTTGTCGAAGGCGTCTACACCGTCACCGCTGGACGTGGATACCTGATCGACGGTGCGGGTAATCTTAGCGAAGCGGCGGACCTGGGCACTTTCCGGCTAGAGATCCAGGATGGGCCGGACAACCCCGATGACGTGACACCGCCGACGGTGGAATTGCTGACCACTCAGTTGTCGTTGACCGACGGTCCGCCGGAATTTGTGCTGCGTTCCAGCGACACGGAATCGGACATCCGTTTCGTCCCCGACAATTTCGGTGTCGTTCAATTGACCGACGGCTCCGGCCAAATCGTTCCGACGCGTGGGATCGCGGGTGGACCGGGACCCGATCCACGAACACTGTTCGAATTGCTGGGGTTCCGGGACGATTACGTGGTATTGCCGGGCATTTACACGGTGTCCATCACGGGGGATTACGTGATTGACGGCGGCGACAATCTGAATGTCCCCGGAACGCTGGGAACATTCGAAGTGATCGCCTGA
- a CDS encoding class I SAM-dependent methyltransferase, with the protein MFTIGQKFCLRGFFGAALAVLSAGTAIAQSDVATDASEPVATADSAPKSVKPGINKSFLNKELDVQSYVDRFETESREIFRARQSIVDAIGLKPGDRIADVGTGTGLFVEPFSEAVGKDGWVFATDIAPKFLERVERLIEMKSLNNASAVLSGQDDVRLPPNSVDVLFVCDVYHHFEFPSQSLYSIFRAVRPGGHFVIIDFNRIPGESRPWLLDHVRAGKEVFRSEIEDAGFEFVEEVEIPEFQENYFLRFRRPGNGG; encoded by the coding sequence ATGTTCACCATTGGCCAAAAATTTTGCCTCCGCGGCTTTTTCGGCGCGGCGCTAGCGGTTCTATCCGCTGGCACCGCCATTGCCCAATCCGACGTCGCCACAGATGCGAGCGAACCGGTGGCGACCGCCGATTCGGCACCCAAAAGCGTCAAACCGGGCATCAACAAGTCGTTCTTGAACAAGGAATTGGATGTCCAATCCTATGTCGATCGCTTTGAAACCGAGTCTCGCGAGATCTTTCGCGCCCGCCAAAGCATTGTCGACGCGATCGGCCTGAAGCCCGGCGACCGGATCGCCGACGTCGGTACGGGGACCGGGCTGTTCGTCGAGCCGTTCAGTGAGGCGGTCGGCAAGGACGGATGGGTGTTCGCGACCGACATCGCACCCAAGTTTTTGGAACGGGTCGAACGCTTGATCGAAATGAAATCGTTGAACAATGCGTCGGCGGTGCTGTCCGGACAAGACGACGTGCGGCTTCCGCCCAACAGCGTCGACGTGCTGTTTGTGTGCGACGTCTATCACCATTTCGAATTCCCAAGCCAGTCGCTGTATTCGATTTTCCGCGCTGTTCGCCCCGGCGGGCACTTTGTGATCATCGATTTCAATCGGATCCCCGGCGAATCACGTCCGTGGCTGTTGGATCACGTCCGAGCGGGCAAAGAGGTCTTCCGTAGCGAGATCGAAGACGCGGGTTTTGAGTTCGTCGAAGAGGTGGAAATTCCAGAATTCCAGGAGAACTACTTCCTGCGTTTCCGCCGTCCCGGCAATGGTGGCTGA
- the cimA gene encoding citramalate synthase, protein MNATTRQPILMYDTTLRDGSQGEGVSFSLQDKINVTRRLAEMGIDFVEGGYPLSNEKDVAFFQQIRDIDLGGTKVCAFGMTRRRGMKAADDPGMQALVAAQTPCITLVGKTWDYHATEVLRVSLEENLAMIGESAEFLGRHSDVIYDAEHFFDGYDANPDYAIETLRAAAAAGAKWMVLCDTNGGTLPEQIAAVTKTAIEKLADFDVRFGIHCHNDGDLATANSLAAVDAGALQVQGTINGIGERCGNADLVAVVSNLALKKSSYEVLGGRSLKHLTELSRYVYETANLQWRNGQPFVGQSAFAHKGGMHVHAINKAASTYEHIDPALVGNERRILISELSGRSNIAAVAQQHNIADDREAMDKILAEVVRLENEGFQFENAGASFDLLVKRVTGSFTPHFDTIKYRVVAGDRDSRSHTVFAEAIIKLMVGDVLWFDAAEGHGPVNALDAALRKALQGTYPCLTEMHLIDYKVRVVDSGAGTAASIRVNIESSDGNESWGTIGVSENIIEASYNALVDAVEYKLHKENVPQPVADADSNDQADLAESASAN, encoded by the coding sequence ATGAACGCGACGACCCGCCAGCCGATCCTGATGTACGACACCACGCTGCGTGACGGCAGCCAGGGGGAGGGCGTCAGTTTTTCGCTGCAAGACAAAATCAACGTGACGCGTCGCTTGGCCGAAATGGGCATCGATTTTGTCGAAGGCGGGTATCCGCTGTCCAACGAAAAGGACGTCGCGTTCTTTCAACAGATCCGCGACATCGATCTGGGCGGCACCAAGGTGTGTGCGTTTGGGATGACCCGGCGTCGCGGGATGAAAGCGGCCGACGACCCCGGCATGCAGGCATTGGTCGCGGCCCAGACGCCGTGTATCACCCTGGTCGGAAAGACGTGGGACTATCACGCGACGGAAGTGTTGCGTGTCAGCCTGGAGGAAAACTTGGCGATGATCGGCGAGAGTGCCGAATTTCTGGGTCGCCATAGCGATGTGATCTACGACGCCGAGCACTTCTTCGACGGCTACGACGCCAACCCGGACTACGCGATCGAAACGCTGCGGGCCGCCGCCGCAGCCGGTGCCAAGTGGATGGTTTTGTGCGACACCAACGGCGGCACCCTGCCTGAACAAATCGCGGCGGTCACCAAAACAGCGATCGAAAAACTGGCGGATTTCGATGTGCGGTTCGGCATCCACTGTCACAACGACGGCGACTTGGCGACCGCCAATTCGCTGGCGGCGGTCGATGCGGGCGCCCTGCAGGTCCAAGGAACGATCAACGGAATCGGCGAACGCTGTGGCAACGCCGATTTGGTCGCCGTGGTGTCAAACTTGGCACTGAAGAAATCGAGTTACGAAGTCCTGGGCGGCCGGTCGCTGAAGCATCTGACCGAACTGAGTCGTTATGTCTATGAAACCGCCAACCTGCAGTGGCGAAACGGCCAGCCGTTTGTCGGGCAAAGCGCGTTCGCACACAAAGGCGGCATGCACGTGCACGCGATCAACAAAGCGGCGTCGACTTACGAACACATCGATCCGGCGTTGGTCGGCAATGAACGTCGGATTCTGATCAGTGAATTGTCGGGCCGCAGCAACATCGCCGCGGTCGCGCAGCAACACAACATCGCCGATGACCGCGAAGCGATGGACAAGATCCTTGCGGAAGTGGTCCGCTTGGAAAACGAAGGCTTCCAGTTTGAAAACGCCGGGGCTTCGTTCGATCTGCTGGTCAAACGCGTCACCGGTTCCTTCACGCCCCACTTTGACACGATCAAGTACCGCGTCGTCGCCGGCGACCGTGACAGCCGCAGCCACACCGTGTTCGCCGAAGCGATCATCAAACTGATGGTCGGCGACGTGCTGTGGTTCGATGCGGCCGAAGGCCACGGTCCGGTCAACGCGTTGGACGCCGCACTGCGAAAGGCTCTGCAAGGCACGTATCCGTGTCTGACGGAAATGCACCTGATCGATTACAAAGTCCGCGTGGTCGATTCCGGGGCCGGCACCGCCGCGTCGATCCGCGTGAACATCGAAAGCAGCGACGGTAACGAGTCTTGGGGCACGATCGGCGTCAGCGAAAACATCATCGAAGCCAGCTACAACGCCTTGGTCGACGCCGTCGAATACAAGCTGCATAAGGAAAATGTGCCGCAACCGGTCGCCGATGCCGATTCCAACGATCAAGCCGACCTGGCCGAAAGTGCTTCGGCGAACTGA